The following are encoded together in the Novipirellula artificiosorum genome:
- a CDS encoding site-2 protease family protein produces MFERRLKLGTFFGIGLYVHWTFALLIGFVALSEQDDGSAAIAFHILLLLGVFLCVTLHEYGHALAARRFGIPTIDITLLPIGGVARLQRMPRIAWQELVVAVAGPAVNVVIAAGLLVGLLAVGGGGVLKSIAGLSSEMSVMGFAITMLAINMMLVLFNMIPAFPMDGGRVLRSLLAMFTDYRTATFFASRIGLGCALLMAGVAIYFRTPIPVLISIFIAYAGMAEARQVDMMESVRGLRVGDCMVQYPTAIAMDTPLDEVAERWQAVPSSSLPVLAFSGLVVGVLNLKDVIAAIDAGTAINTTAGQLADHNVPFVRADSELQNVLLDTGGRHRQMPVVDEAGRLLGLLDLDSMLARGSIARHLAQLPQAVDRFDAVS; encoded by the coding sequence GTGTTCGAACGCCGACTAAAATTGGGGACTTTCTTTGGGATCGGTCTGTATGTCCATTGGACGTTCGCACTGTTGATCGGGTTTGTCGCCTTGAGTGAGCAAGACGACGGGTCTGCGGCAATCGCTTTCCACATTTTACTGCTATTGGGCGTTTTTTTGTGTGTGACGCTCCATGAATACGGTCATGCCTTGGCCGCCCGACGGTTTGGAATTCCAACCATCGATATCACGTTGCTGCCGATCGGCGGGGTCGCTCGATTGCAGCGCATGCCTCGCATCGCCTGGCAAGAATTGGTGGTCGCCGTCGCGGGCCCGGCCGTCAACGTGGTCATCGCCGCGGGGCTTCTCGTCGGGCTGCTGGCCGTCGGTGGCGGGGGCGTTTTGAAATCGATTGCCGGGCTGTCGAGTGAAATGTCGGTGATGGGCTTTGCCATCACGATGTTGGCGATCAACATGATGCTGGTCCTGTTCAACATGATTCCCGCATTTCCGATGGACGGTGGGCGAGTGCTGCGGAGCCTCTTGGCCATGTTCACCGACTATCGGACGGCAACCTTTTTTGCGTCCCGCATCGGTTTGGGTTGTGCACTGCTGATGGCAGGCGTCGCGATCTACTTCCGTACCCCCATCCCCGTTCTGATTTCGATCTTCATTGCCTATGCTGGCATGGCTGAGGCCCGCCAGGTGGACATGATGGAGTCGGTGCGTGGCTTGCGAGTCGGTGATTGCATGGTCCAGTATCCCACCGCGATTGCAATGGATACGCCACTGGACGAGGTCGCGGAACGTTGGCAAGCCGTCCCGTCGAGCAGTTTGCCGGTCTTGGCGTTTAGCGGATTGGTCGTTGGCGTGCTAAACTTGAAGGACGTCATTGCAGCGATCGACGCAGGAACCGCCATCAACACCACCGCGGGGCAATTGGCGGACCACAACGTCCCGTTTGTCCGAGCCGACAGCGAACTGCAAAATGTCTTACTCGATACCGGTGGCCGCCACCGGCAAATGCCGGTCGTCGACGAGGCGGGCCGGTTGCTGGGCTTGTTGGACCTCGATTCGATGCTTGCTCGAGGGTCAATTGCCAGGCACCTTGCACAATTGCCACAGGCGGTTGATCGATTTGACGCGGTTTCCTAG
- a CDS encoding outer membrane protein assembly factor BamB family protein produces the protein MRNSLRFFTLLLALALPFAHAEDWPQWRGANRDAVLHETGLRKELPEGSIPRLWTQPIGAGYSGPTVADGRVYVTDHGIGDETSEVERVLCFDAKTGDALWQHVYPTLYTVSYTAGPRASVTVDQGQAFAVGAMGQFCCLDAKTGDRIWQRDLAKDFEAEVPVWGITAAPLIYDDTVIQIAAGKGAACVVALDRHSGEERWRALDERAGYSAPILIQQGNQDVLVCWTGESVSGLDPNTGEVFWGIPMLPKNMPIGVPTPVVQDNKLFVSSFYDGSLLIEFDRDKPSAKKRWHRVGRDEKNTDALHCMISNPILKGDYIYGVDSYGELRCLKMSNGDRVWEDLTAVNRNRWGTIHIIRHGDSEIMLNEQGELIFATLSPDGFHEHSRAQLLSPTRIQLSRRDGVCWSAPAIADGHIFVRNDEQLVCASLLE, from the coding sequence ATGCGAAACTCGCTCCGTTTTTTCACCCTCTTGCTCGCCCTGGCTTTGCCGTTTGCCCACGCCGAGGATTGGCCTCAATGGCGTGGGGCCAACCGTGACGCGGTGCTGCATGAAACCGGTTTGCGGAAGGAGTTGCCCGAAGGCTCGATTCCTCGGCTTTGGACTCAGCCCATTGGTGCCGGATACAGTGGGCCGACGGTGGCCGATGGCCGTGTCTATGTGACCGATCATGGTATCGGGGACGAAACAAGCGAAGTCGAACGCGTGCTTTGCTTCGATGCCAAAACGGGCGATGCCCTGTGGCAACATGTTTACCCGACGCTTTACACGGTTTCCTACACCGCGGGGCCGCGAGCGAGTGTGACCGTCGATCAGGGGCAAGCCTTCGCGGTCGGCGCGATGGGACAATTTTGCTGTCTTGATGCCAAAACGGGTGATCGGATCTGGCAGCGGGATTTGGCAAAGGATTTCGAAGCGGAGGTTCCGGTTTGGGGGATCACCGCAGCGCCGCTGATTTACGACGACACGGTCATTCAAATCGCCGCCGGAAAAGGTGCAGCGTGCGTGGTCGCGCTTGATCGTCACAGCGGCGAAGAACGTTGGCGGGCGCTCGATGAACGCGCTGGTTACAGCGCCCCGATTCTGATCCAACAAGGCAATCAAGACGTGCTGGTTTGCTGGACTGGGGAATCGGTCAGTGGGTTGGATCCCAACACGGGCGAAGTGTTTTGGGGCATCCCCATGCTGCCTAAAAACATGCCGATTGGTGTGCCCACCCCCGTGGTTCAAGACAACAAACTGTTCGTCTCGTCGTTCTATGACGGGTCGTTGTTGATCGAGTTTGATCGAGACAAGCCTTCGGCAAAAAAACGGTGGCACCGAGTGGGCCGCGACGAAAAAAACACCGATGCTCTGCACTGCATGATCAGCAATCCCATCTTAAAGGGGGATTACATCTACGGCGTCGACAGCTACGGCGAACTACGCTGTTTGAAGATGTCAAACGGGGATCGTGTCTGGGAGGACTTGACCGCCGTCAACCGCAACCGCTGGGGGACGATTCACATCATCCGCCATGGCGATTCCGAGATCATGCTGAACGAACAAGGGGAACTGATTTTTGCCACGCTTTCGCCTGATGGATTTCACGAGCATTCCCGTGCGCAACTCCTCTCGCCAACTCGCATTCAATTGAGCCGGCGTGACGGCGTCTGTTGGTCCGCGCCCGCGATTGCGGACGGCCACATTTTCGTTCGCAACGATGAACAGTTAGTCTGTGCTTCGTTACTCGAATAG
- a CDS encoding RbsD/FucU family protein, whose product MLRHKLLHPQISAAIAAAGHHSTILIADGNYPSSSKRGPRAELISLNLMPGVPTCNQVLEALLSAIPVEAIQTMQTETSGPYALDGDPPVWEDYRKTMQNEKLDLELVPIDKWAFYEAVSTDDHVLTIQTADQQRYANILLTVGVRMD is encoded by the coding sequence ATGCTTCGACACAAATTGCTCCATCCCCAAATTTCCGCCGCGATCGCAGCCGCAGGTCATCACAGCACAATCTTAATTGCGGATGGAAATTACCCGTCGTCCAGCAAACGCGGGCCCCGAGCGGAACTGATCAGTTTGAACCTGATGCCGGGCGTGCCCACATGCAATCAAGTCCTCGAGGCACTGTTGTCGGCGATCCCCGTGGAAGCGATCCAGACGATGCAAACCGAAACCAGTGGCCCCTACGCTCTCGATGGGGACCCGCCGGTATGGGAAGACTACCGGAAGACCATGCAGAACGAAAAGCTCGACTTGGAATTGGTTCCGATCGACAAATGGGCGTTCTACGAAGCCGTCAGCACGGACGATCACGTGCTGACGATCCAAACGGCCGACCAACAACGTTACGCCAACATCTTGCTGACCGTTGGCGTCCGAATGGACTGA
- the hrpA gene encoding ATP-dependent RNA helicase HrpA produces MNQKPRSPEFSPGVKSPPVSAKPRHVATGYAIDDAMRIDRFRLSKLRKRLSGEEFAKQLAESVDRCNARKRATPRIEYPCELPITSHRDELLALLKEHQVIIVCGETGSGKSTQLPKVLLEAGFGRDAMIGHTQPRRLAARSIAARLAEELACGIGKTVGFQIRFGDQTGPETLIKLMTDGILLAETQSDRFLDAYDAIIIDEAHERSLNIDFLLGYLRRLQSKRSDFKLIITSATIDAKRFAEHFASETGPAPIVNVEGRGYPVEMRYLPWEDLSDDEGRDGDLAQHVIAGLESLSRSRAGDTLVFLPTERDIREVTHQVAGHYKRLGLSGRVDLLPLYARLPTKEQQRIFHPDQGKRRIIFATNVAESSLTVPGIHSVIDSGTARISRYSPRSKVQRLPIEPVSRASADQRAGRCGRIGPGICVRLYSADDYDSRDAFTTPEIRRTNLASVILKTKTLRLGRLEDFPLIDPPRPESIREGLRTLRELSAIDERHELTAIGHQLGRLPVDPRVGRMILAAQEHGVLAEVLPIAAALEIQDPRDRPQDKQQAADQAHASFADPNSDFLSYLALWRYYEQARSEHSRSKLTRVLRQQFLSPNRMREWSDVYRQLKEMAATSLADPKAKQRKSGRKKIGAIRYSDDPSQLVDENRSDAIHQALLTGLLSSVAMAKDKKEYTGAGGLSLVLWPGSGVFANPPKWIVAAELVETTRQYARTVARIQPQWIEAIGSHLIKRSHSDPHWSAKTSGAYCFQRVSLFGLPVVARRRVPLSPIDPATARELLIEHGLVQQQMRTTARFLRHNRDLEASLASLAAKTRRRDLVVDPYLIERFYQSQLPEQVYDRASLEKYDRTLEVPAWSKRLRDAADLSAWLQSPPQLDDAATCYMKPGDLIEAASETITKEAFPDELEIGSSRLPLSYRFEPGSAQDGIHLRIHEAAISQVSDDRLGWLVPGLLETKLIAMIKSLPKRIRRNLVPAAEVAARIGDELRADFGKVPFMPSVCAAMSRHAEMPVTQNDFQPEKLDDYLQFLVTVVNDEGKTIASGREVEPLKEKLGSRSLEPTTTESENIDESWARESMTTFDIDQLPREVVRNRGGVKVAQYPAIVDLGDKVTIRLLADEASAESASRQGTMRLFSMLQRKELRGQVRWLPSLEQVKIKLNGVISASAMERQLIDLLARIAFVENEAVVRSQADFETRQSERGRRIAEATQEIAGWLPAMADAYFSARREIESLGSNRFDDVRADVTQQVEWLTAEGFLSNTPWTWLKHYPRYFSAIAYRLDKVRSGAATRDREAMDTLAALHRKWTQSLRESQRDPLQQATTEVRWMMEELRVSLFAQPLGTSVKVSAQRCEKMLS; encoded by the coding sequence ATGAATCAGAAACCTCGTAGCCCGGAATTTTCGCCTGGCGTGAAATCTCCGCCGGTTTCTGCAAAGCCACGCCACGTTGCCACGGGCTATGCGATTGATGATGCCATGCGCATCGATCGTTTTCGGCTCAGCAAGCTTCGCAAACGACTAAGCGGGGAAGAATTTGCGAAGCAACTTGCGGAATCGGTGGATCGCTGCAACGCTAGAAAACGAGCGACTCCACGAATCGAATATCCCTGTGAGCTGCCGATCACGTCGCATCGCGACGAGCTGTTGGCACTGCTGAAAGAGCATCAAGTGATCATCGTGTGCGGTGAAACGGGCAGCGGCAAGAGCACGCAATTACCAAAGGTGCTGCTCGAAGCGGGGTTTGGCCGCGACGCGATGATTGGGCACACGCAGCCACGGCGATTGGCTGCGCGAAGTATTGCGGCACGATTGGCCGAAGAACTCGCTTGCGGCATCGGCAAAACGGTCGGTTTTCAAATCCGATTTGGCGATCAAACCGGGCCCGAAACGTTGATCAAACTGATGACCGACGGCATTTTGCTTGCGGAAACTCAATCGGACCGGTTCCTGGATGCCTACGATGCGATCATCATCGACGAAGCGCACGAGCGGTCGTTGAACATTGATTTTCTGCTTGGCTATTTACGTCGACTGCAATCGAAGCGATCCGATTTCAAGCTCATCATCACGTCGGCGACGATCGACGCCAAACGATTTGCCGAGCACTTTGCAAGCGAAACGGGACCGGCACCCATCGTCAACGTCGAAGGCCGGGGCTATCCGGTTGAAATGCGATATTTACCTTGGGAGGATCTCAGTGACGATGAAGGCCGCGATGGTGATCTGGCCCAACATGTGATCGCTGGCTTGGAATCGTTATCGCGAAGCCGAGCGGGCGACACGTTGGTCTTCTTGCCCACCGAACGCGATATCCGTGAAGTGACTCATCAAGTCGCGGGCCATTACAAACGTTTGGGTTTGAGTGGTCGAGTCGACTTGCTGCCGCTTTACGCTCGCTTGCCGACAAAGGAACAGCAGCGGATTTTCCATCCGGACCAGGGCAAACGACGGATCATCTTTGCCACCAACGTCGCAGAAAGCTCGCTAACGGTTCCGGGAATCCACTCGGTCATTGATTCGGGGACGGCTCGAATCAGCCGTTACAGCCCACGCAGCAAAGTACAACGGTTACCGATCGAACCGGTCAGCCGTGCCAGTGCGGACCAGCGTGCGGGACGATGTGGGCGAATCGGCCCCGGCATTTGCGTCCGACTCTATTCGGCCGACGACTACGATTCACGGGATGCATTCACCACGCCCGAGATTCGTCGCACCAACTTGGCATCGGTGATTTTGAAAACCAAAACGCTACGGCTTGGCCGGCTCGAAGATTTTCCCCTGATCGATCCTCCGCGCCCCGAATCGATTCGCGAAGGTTTGCGAACGCTGCGAGAATTGAGCGCAATCGATGAGCGTCACGAATTGACCGCCATCGGTCATCAACTGGGCCGATTGCCCGTTGACCCACGAGTGGGACGGATGATTTTGGCGGCCCAAGAGCACGGCGTGTTGGCGGAAGTCTTGCCGATTGCCGCCGCACTCGAAATCCAAGATCCCCGCGACCGACCGCAGGACAAACAGCAAGCGGCCGACCAGGCACACGCCTCGTTTGCCGATCCCAACAGCGATTTCTTGTCTTACTTGGCTCTTTGGCGTTACTACGAACAAGCTCGTTCCGAGCATTCTCGCAGTAAACTGACGCGAGTGCTGCGGCAGCAATTCCTATCGCCCAATCGGATGCGGGAATGGTCCGACGTGTATCGGCAGCTCAAGGAAATGGCCGCGACCTCTTTGGCCGACCCCAAGGCAAAGCAGCGCAAATCCGGCCGCAAGAAAATTGGAGCGATTCGCTATAGTGACGATCCATCGCAATTGGTCGACGAGAATCGAAGCGACGCGATTCATCAAGCACTGCTGACCGGATTGCTGTCGAGTGTCGCGATGGCGAAAGACAAGAAAGAGTACACCGGCGCGGGCGGATTGAGTTTGGTCCTCTGGCCCGGCAGCGGCGTGTTCGCCAATCCGCCGAAGTGGATTGTGGCCGCCGAGTTGGTCGAAACAACTCGCCAGTACGCTCGAACCGTTGCCAGAATCCAACCGCAATGGATCGAGGCCATTGGCAGCCACTTGATCAAACGATCCCACAGCGATCCGCATTGGAGTGCCAAGACGAGTGGAGCGTATTGTTTCCAGCGAGTGTCGTTGTTTGGCTTGCCCGTCGTCGCTCGTCGCCGCGTTCCCCTTTCCCCCATTGACCCCGCGACGGCTCGCGAGCTGCTGATCGAACATGGACTGGTTCAGCAACAAATGAGAACGACGGCACGATTCCTACGCCACAACCGTGATTTGGAAGCTTCCCTCGCATCGCTCGCTGCCAAGACCCGTCGGCGTGACTTGGTCGTCGATCCCTACTTGATCGAACGATTTTACCAATCGCAATTACCAGAACAGGTCTACGACCGCGCCAGTTTAGAAAAGTATGACCGTACGCTTGAGGTCCCAGCATGGAGCAAACGGCTTCGTGACGCGGCCGACTTGTCGGCTTGGCTGCAATCGCCGCCGCAGCTGGACGACGCTGCAACTTGCTACATGAAGCCGGGGGACTTGATTGAAGCCGCCAGTGAAACGATCACGAAAGAAGCGTTTCCGGATGAATTGGAAATCGGCAGTTCACGTTTGCCGCTGAGCTATCGGTTCGAACCCGGTTCCGCCCAAGACGGGATCCATTTGCGGATCCACGAAGCTGCGATCTCACAGGTCAGCGACGACCGATTGGGATGGCTGGTTCCTGGGCTGCTTGAAACGAAGCTGATCGCGATGATCAAATCGTTGCCGAAACGAATTCGCCGCAACCTGGTGCCTGCGGCCGAGGTGGCTGCGAGAATCGGCGATGAATTGCGAGCCGACTTTGGGAAGGTTCCCTTCATGCCATCGGTCTGCGCCGCCATGTCGCGGCATGCCGAAATGCCGGTCACGCAAAACGATTTCCAACCCGAAAAGCTGGACGACTATTTGCAGTTCTTGGTCACGGTGGTCAACGATGAAGGGAAAACGATCGCCAGCGGCCGCGAAGTCGAACCGCTGAAAGAGAAACTCGGCAGCCGTTCGTTGGAACCGACCACGACGGAATCTGAGAACATCGATGAATCCTGGGCTCGCGAATCGATGACGACCTTTGACATCGATCAATTACCACGGGAAGTCGTCCGCAACCGTGGCGGGGTGAAGGTGGCACAATACCCAGCGATCGTGGACCTTGGGGACAAAGTAACCATTCGATTGTTGGCAGACGAAGCCTCTGCCGAATCAGCTTCTCGGCAAGGCACGATGCGGCTGTTTTCGATGCTCCAACGGAAAGAGCTTCGTGGACAGGTGCGTTGGCTGCCATCGCTGGAACAAGTAAAGATCAAGCTCAATGGAGTCATTTCCGCGTCGGCGATGGAACGGCAGTTGATCGATTTGTTGGCAAGAATCGCCTTTGTCGAAAACGAAGCGGTGGTTCGAAGTCAAGCAGACTTTGAGACAAGACAAAGTGAACGGGGTCGACGCATTGCCGAGGCGACGCAGGAAATTGCCGGCTGGTTGCCCGCGATGGCAGACGCCTATTTTTCGGCGCGTCGCGAAATCGAATCGCTGGGCAGCAACCGGTTCGATGATGTTCGCGCGGACGTGACCCAACAAGTGGAGTGGTTGACCGCGGAGGGTTTCTTGTCGAACACGCCCTGGACCTGGCTGAAACACTACCCACGCTACTTCAGTGCCATCGCCTATCGGCTCGATAAAGTCCGGAGCGGCGCAGCAACACGTGATCGCGAGGCCATGGACACGCTGGCAGCACTGCATCGAAAATGGACTCAATCGCTACGCGAAAGCCAGCGTGATCCGCTGCAACAAGCCACGACCGAAGTGCGCTGGATGATGGAAGAACTGCGAGTCAGCCTGTTTGCCCAGCCGCTCGGCACCTCGGTCAAAGTGTCGGCTCAACGATGCGAGAAAATGCTCTCGTGA
- a CDS encoding alpha/beta hydrolase, with protein MKILIARYWNSFSFIGLVFAVLFFAASLTPSLLPRHFAVQGVLSGFALAIGYMVGLLLLWGWLFLELPQPKAKLETLSKRLTVIVVLLVSLLFTWQATQWQNSIRVRMEMEPVPSAEPIYCVGIAVLVALVIIVLTRGLIRLGAVISRQLNRFLPRRISAAISTVLVVALTLFIANGVVARALLDAADGFFSHADELIDEGIEQPTAAIASGGPDSLIDWETIGRRGKDFIAAGPTQKSISAQTGRVAIDPIRVYVGMRSEETVEARAKLALEELKRVRGFERSTLIIATPTGTGWLDPGAVDTVEYLHGGDTAIVTTQYSYLPSWITILIDPSRSMRSAQALFDEVYGYWKTLPKTERPRLYVQGLSLGSLGSEATPDLLTTFEDPIQGAVWSGPPFPSRQWAAIVRNRNPGSPEWLPTFRDQAMVRFTGQENALDDDKRWGPIRNVYIQHASDPMVWFSPNLAWHPPAWLKEPRGPDVSPSLRWYPIITFLQVAFDLPMATSVPIGYGHNYSPSSYIDAWIAVTQPEGWNDERIKELKTFFKSDETQ; from the coding sequence TTGAAAATCTTGATTGCCCGCTACTGGAATTCATTCTCGTTCATTGGATTGGTCTTCGCTGTCCTGTTCTTCGCAGCCTCGCTAACCCCCTCGCTATTGCCGCGGCATTTTGCCGTCCAAGGAGTGCTTTCGGGTTTTGCATTGGCCATCGGATACATGGTTGGCTTGCTGCTGCTTTGGGGGTGGTTATTTCTTGAGTTGCCGCAGCCAAAAGCGAAGCTGGAAACGTTGTCCAAACGTTTGACCGTGATCGTTGTTCTGCTCGTCAGTTTGTTGTTTACTTGGCAGGCGACCCAGTGGCAGAATTCGATACGCGTGCGGATGGAAATGGAACCGGTTCCCTCGGCAGAACCGATCTACTGTGTTGGGATCGCCGTGTTGGTCGCTTTGGTCATCATCGTGCTCACGCGAGGGTTGATCCGTTTGGGTGCGGTGATCTCTCGACAATTGAACCGCTTCTTGCCCCGTCGCATCTCCGCAGCCATCAGCACCGTGTTGGTCGTCGCTTTGACATTGTTTATCGCCAACGGCGTCGTCGCTCGAGCACTGCTCGATGCAGCGGACGGTTTTTTTTCTCATGCCGATGAATTGATCGACGAAGGGATTGAGCAGCCCACCGCTGCGATCGCCTCGGGAGGCCCCGATTCGCTGATCGATTGGGAAACGATTGGCCGCCGCGGCAAGGACTTCATCGCGGCCGGACCGACCCAAAAGTCGATCTCTGCACAGACGGGGCGCGTCGCGATCGATCCGATTCGGGTCTACGTTGGCATGCGAAGCGAAGAAACCGTTGAAGCACGCGCCAAGCTTGCGCTCGAGGAATTGAAGCGAGTGCGTGGCTTTGAGCGATCGACGCTGATCATCGCAACCCCCACGGGCACCGGATGGTTGGACCCCGGCGCGGTCGATACGGTCGAATACCTTCACGGCGGCGATACGGCGATCGTGACGACCCAGTATTCCTACTTGCCCAGTTGGATCACGATTCTGATTGACCCGAGTCGCAGCATGCGGTCGGCACAGGCGTTGTTCGACGAAGTCTACGGGTATTGGAAAACGCTGCCTAAGACGGAACGCCCGAGGCTTTACGTCCAAGGACTCAGTCTGGGGTCGCTCGGTTCCGAAGCGACGCCCGATCTCTTGACGACGTTTGAAGATCCCATCCAAGGTGCGGTGTGGAGCGGGCCGCCGTTTCCAAGTCGCCAATGGGCAGCGATTGTTCGCAACCGAAATCCCGGCAGCCCGGAGTGGTTACCGACGTTTCGTGACCAGGCGATGGTGCGATTCACCGGACAAGAAAACGCACTCGACGATGACAAACGATGGGGGCCGATTCGCAATGTCTACATTCAACACGCCAGCGACCCGATGGTTTGGTTCTCGCCCAACTTAGCATGGCATCCGCCGGCTTGGCTCAAGGAACCCCGCGGTCCCGACGTGTCGCCCTCGTTGCGTTGGTATCCCATCATCACCTTCCTGCAAGTCGCATTTGATTTGCCGATGGCCACCAGTGTGCCAATCGGGTATGGACACAACTACAGTCCATCAAGCTACATCGATGCATGGATCGCCGTGACGCAGCCCGAGGGTTGGAACGACGAGCGAATCAAGGAGCTCAAGACATTTTTCAAGTCTGACGAAACGCAATGA